The following are encoded together in the bacterium genome:
- the rdgB gene encoding RdgB/HAM1 family non-canonical purine NTP pyrophosphatase — PEETGNTLFENALLKARTYFELTKLPTLSDDSGLFVEILNGEPGVHSARFAGKSVTYTDNRRKLKEIIEDKVDPITAYFATVIAIVTQKGEWTFEGRCNGTILREDRGTNGFGYDPMFVPEGSQRTFAEMTNAEKNLISHRSVAFNLFIKAFTEKQIVF; from the coding sequence ATCCAGAAGAGACCGGAAATACTTTATTCGAAAATGCTCTTTTAAAAGCAAGAACTTACTTTGAACTAACAAAGTTGCCAACGCTCTCAGATGATTCCGGTTTGTTTGTAGAAATATTAAATGGGGAGCCGGGGGTGCACTCTGCCCGGTTTGCTGGCAAATCGGTAACTTATACTGATAATCGAAGAAAACTTAAAGAAATAATTGAAGATAAAGTTGATCCAATAACAGCTTACTTTGCAACCGTCATCGCCATCGTTACACAGAAGGGGGAGTGGACCTTTGAAGGGCGATGTAATGGAACAATACTTCGAGAAGATCGCGGAACTAATGGCTTTGGTTATGATCCAATGTTCGTTCCCGAGGGGAGTCAACGGACTTTTGCTGAAATGACCAACGCAGAAAAGAATCTCATCTCTCATCGCAGCGTTGCTTTTAATTTGTTTATTAAAGCATTTACAGAAAAACAAATTGTCTTCTGA